The bacterium genome contains a region encoding:
- a CDS encoding cupin domain-containing protein encodes MAHPSQTTEQSASDPDHIAVKVITLPTDPAVSYQSVIKPPLSHKLRSGFMRIQPGKACEEHSTDGYEELIVLLAGTAKLHHGDSTQTVVAGQVIYIPPHTKHSLENIGSSDLQYQYIVTKVEE; translated from the coding sequence ATGGCACACCCTTCACAAACCACAGAACAATCGGCGTCCGATCCTGATCACATTGCCGTAAAAGTAATCACACTGCCCACCGATCCCGCAGTTTCCTACCAATCGGTGATAAAACCGCCACTCAGCCATAAACTGCGTTCGGGATTCATGCGGATTCAACCGGGGAAGGCATGCGAAGAACATTCGACCGACGGGTATGAAGAGCTTATTGTTTTGCTTGCCGGCACGGCAAAACTACACCACGGCGATTCCACGCAAACGGTAGTCGCCGGGCAGGTCATTTACATACCTCCGCATACCAAGCATTCGCTCGAGAATATCGGATCGAGTGATTTACAGTATCAGTACATCGTTACGAAAGTGGAAGAATAG